A window of the Oncorhynchus kisutch isolate 150728-3 linkage group LG12, Okis_V2, whole genome shotgun sequence genome harbors these coding sequences:
- the cdca4 gene encoding cell division cycle-associated protein 4 isoform X1: MRKRGSRPIYMPVRRRREKANMYSKGTKRKFSDGVDNKAVAASYSLQRQSLLDMSLLKLQLCHMLAEPNLCRSVLIANTVRQIQEEMAHDGSWQVVTEALGGSGHGPSDRLVDTEVLCQSSEQQDGGPRLYSVMGYDGCREEEVVTDKALCSVVVGDRAPALLLGTIGHCWDRGELRVEDGVSKDSGTGEEEGTKSGEGAKMATGQVFGTFEIKNGAPGSDPALEELFSDVDASYYDLDTMLTGMQSAPKMGPYDFLDSLASSHGSVSNSSCRADLNELDHIMEIIVGS; the protein is encoded by the exons ATGAGAAAAAGAGGAAGCCGTCCCATATATATGCCTGTGCGTCGCCGTAGAGAAAA GGCTAACATGTACTCCAAAGGCACCAAACGCAAGTTCTCTGATGGTGTGGACAACAAGGCGGTGGCTGCATCCTATAGCCTGCAGCGCCAGTCCCTGCTGGACATGTCCCTGCTCAAGCTGCAGCTGTGCCACATGCTGGCGGAGCCCAACCTGTGTCGCTCGGTGCTTATCGCCAACACGGTGCGCCAGATCCAGGAGGAGATGGCCCACGACGGCAGCTGGCAGGTGGTCACAGAGGCCTTAGGTGGCTCTGGCCATGGCCCATCTGACCGCTTGGTGGACACCGAGGTTCTGTGCCAGTCGTCGGAGCAGCAGGACGGTGGGCCTAGGCTATACTCAGTGATGGGCTACGACGGCTGCCGTGAGGAGGAAGTGGTGACGGACAAGGCACTGTGTTCTGTGGTGGTTGGCGACAGGGCCCCGGCCCTCCTGTTGGGGACCATTGGCCACTGCTGGGACAGGGGGGAACTGAGAGTGGAGGATGGGGTCAGCAAAGACTCTGGtacgggggaggaggaggggacgaAGTCTGGGGAGGGGGCTAAAATGGCAACGGGGCAGGTGTTTGGAACTTTCGAGATCAAGAACGGTGCCCCTGGGTCAGACCCGGCACTAGAGGAGCTGTTCTCTGACGTTGATGCCTCGTATTATGACTTGGACACCATGCTGACAGGCATGCAGAGTGCCCCCAAGATGGGGCCTTACGACTTTCTGGACAGCTTGGCCTCCTCACACGGCTCTGTGTCCAACTCCAGCTGTAGAGCCGATCTCAATGAACTTGACCACATTATGGAGATCATTGTGGGCTCATAG
- the cdca4 gene encoding cell division cycle-associated protein 4 isoform X2, whose amino-acid sequence MYSKGTKRKFSDGVDNKAVAASYSLQRQSLLDMSLLKLQLCHMLAEPNLCRSVLIANTVRQIQEEMAHDGSWQVVTEALGGSGHGPSDRLVDTEVLCQSSEQQDGGPRLYSVMGYDGCREEEVVTDKALCSVVVGDRAPALLLGTIGHCWDRGELRVEDGVSKDSGTGEEEGTKSGEGAKMATGQVFGTFEIKNGAPGSDPALEELFSDVDASYYDLDTMLTGMQSAPKMGPYDFLDSLASSHGSVSNSSCRADLNELDHIMEIIVGS is encoded by the coding sequence ATGTACTCCAAAGGCACCAAACGCAAGTTCTCTGATGGTGTGGACAACAAGGCGGTGGCTGCATCCTATAGCCTGCAGCGCCAGTCCCTGCTGGACATGTCCCTGCTCAAGCTGCAGCTGTGCCACATGCTGGCGGAGCCCAACCTGTGTCGCTCGGTGCTTATCGCCAACACGGTGCGCCAGATCCAGGAGGAGATGGCCCACGACGGCAGCTGGCAGGTGGTCACAGAGGCCTTAGGTGGCTCTGGCCATGGCCCATCTGACCGCTTGGTGGACACCGAGGTTCTGTGCCAGTCGTCGGAGCAGCAGGACGGTGGGCCTAGGCTATACTCAGTGATGGGCTACGACGGCTGCCGTGAGGAGGAAGTGGTGACGGACAAGGCACTGTGTTCTGTGGTGGTTGGCGACAGGGCCCCGGCCCTCCTGTTGGGGACCATTGGCCACTGCTGGGACAGGGGGGAACTGAGAGTGGAGGATGGGGTCAGCAAAGACTCTGGtacgggggaggaggaggggacgaAGTCTGGGGAGGGGGCTAAAATGGCAACGGGGCAGGTGTTTGGAACTTTCGAGATCAAGAACGGTGCCCCTGGGTCAGACCCGGCACTAGAGGAGCTGTTCTCTGACGTTGATGCCTCGTATTATGACTTGGACACCATGCTGACAGGCATGCAGAGTGCCCCCAAGATGGGGCCTTACGACTTTCTGGACAGCTTGGCCTCCTCACACGGCTCTGTGTCCAACTCCAGCTGTAGAGCCGATCTCAATGAACTTGACCACATTATGGAGATCATTGTGGGCTCATAG